A window of the Cystobacter fuscus genome harbors these coding sequences:
- a CDS encoding YybH family protein, translating into MTSIRILCASLLLATATTPALAHAKDSADERAIRQTLARYESALNAADTDTIVSLYTEQGVQMAPDAPAAVGREAVRAAYDGTFKAISLNLKFTVDEVKMLGKDRALLRSHSNGTLKVNGSGQPAGPAAFKELFILSKQKSGEWKFSHYSFSAAPASAGSKS; encoded by the coding sequence ATGACCTCGATTCGAATCCTGTGTGCCTCTCTCCTGCTCGCCACGGCGACCACTCCCGCGCTCGCCCATGCCAAGGACAGCGCGGACGAACGCGCCATCCGGCAGACCCTCGCTCGCTACGAGTCGGCCCTGAACGCTGCGGACACGGACACGATCGTGAGCCTCTATACCGAGCAGGGTGTCCAGATGGCACCCGATGCGCCTGCTGCTGTGGGCCGAGAAGCCGTCCGGGCCGCCTACGACGGCACGTTCAAGGCCATCTCGCTCAACCTCAAGTTCACGGTGGACGAGGTGAAGATGCTGGGCAAGGACAGAGCATTGTTGCGCAGCCACTCCAATGGCACGCTCAAGGTCAACGGCTCGGGCCAGCCTGCTGGGCCGGCTGCTTTCAAGGAACTCTTCATCCTGAGCAAGCAGAAGAGCGGAGAGTGGAAGTTCTCGCACTACAGCTTCTCGGCGGCGCCTGCTTCCGCGGGCAGCAAGAGCTAG
- a CDS encoding alpha/beta fold hydrolase, with the protein MTSFTDRILETTAGRLFARLWGEPQRDAPTLLLFHDSLGCVELWRDFPARLAATTGRAVVAYDRLGFGRSDPHPGCLTPDFMREEARTSVPALISQLGLGALVPLGHSVGGAMAVATAAHFPEDCAAVITESAQAFVEDRTVAGIRAAQAGFTAPGQVERLARYHGDKARWVLDAWIETWLSPGFATWRLDDDLRGLRCPVLALHGDNDEYGSPAHPERIRSVPAGPAHAILLEGVGHVPHREHPEVVLAHVAAFLRGLPPRSAARERPAATITPEADGIPAAGASR; encoded by the coding sequence ATGACATCTTTCACCGACCGCATCCTCGAGACCACAGCAGGGCGCCTGTTTGCGCGCCTCTGGGGCGAGCCACAGCGCGACGCACCGACGCTTCTGCTCTTCCACGACTCCCTCGGCTGCGTGGAACTGTGGCGCGACTTCCCCGCGCGCCTGGCGGCCACCACGGGCCGTGCCGTCGTCGCTTACGACCGGCTCGGCTTCGGCCGCTCGGACCCCCACCCGGGCTGCCTCACGCCGGACTTCATGCGCGAGGAGGCACGCACCAGCGTCCCCGCGCTCATCTCGCAGCTCGGCCTCGGCGCGCTGGTACCCCTTGGCCACAGCGTCGGCGGCGCCATGGCCGTCGCCACGGCGGCGCACTTCCCAGAGGATTGCGCGGCCGTCATCACCGAGTCGGCCCAGGCCTTCGTGGAGGACCGCACCGTCGCGGGTATCCGCGCGGCACAGGCGGGCTTCACCGCGCCCGGCCAAGTGGAGCGCCTGGCGCGCTACCACGGGGACAAGGCGCGCTGGGTGCTCGACGCGTGGATTGAAACCTGGCTCTCCCCGGGCTTCGCCACGTGGCGGCTCGACGACGACCTGCGCGGGCTGCGCTGCCCGGTCCTGGCACTGCACGGCGACAACGACGAGTACGGCTCGCCCGCGCACCCCGAGCGGATTCGCAGCGTGCCAGCCGGGCCGGCGCATGCCATCCTCCTCGAAGGCGTCGGGCACGTCCCCCACCGCGAGCATCCCGAAGTCGTGCTGGCCCACGTGGCGGCGTTCCTGCGCGGCCTGCCGCCTCGCAGTGCCGCGAGGGAGCGGCCGGCGGCCACCATCACTCCTGAGGCGGACGGCATTCCCGCCGCAGGAGCGAGCCGCTGA
- a CDS encoding serine hydrolase domain-containing protein: MKIRLATAALGTLVIGSGAHAQSPVSYRIDRGSALPPEANQAADRMVAKGAGGFTIATGTGAKEVSRVSFGGIAPDQRFPIASASKWLTAATVMAVVDEGKLSLDRPVSTWLPKITGDAGKLTLRQLLSQTSGIVGSRAELYDLAQDHRITLGQSAEEVTARPLVTRPGDVFVYGGPGFQVAGAAVEAATGKRWAQVFYEKIAGPLGMTHTYWTHLRLDRTDELPVAETLNPVLQGGAVSTAEDYMHFLSMLAQGGAYQGKRILSRASVDAMLSDQTPSARMTPTGASVLEDAHYSLGSWCETWNAQGKCDRNSSIGAFGVYPWVERKTGGYGIVFLYLREDAFRMWPEIQVIRDATGRRTTGRGRPR, from the coding sequence ATGAAAATTCGACTGGCCACAGCGGCGCTTGGCACGTTGGTGATCGGTAGCGGTGCGCATGCGCAATCGCCCGTTTCTTACAGGATCGACCGCGGCAGCGCGCTCCCGCCGGAGGCGAACCAGGCGGCCGACCGCATGGTGGCCAAGGGGGCGGGCGGCTTTACCATCGCGACCGGCACGGGCGCCAAGGAAGTCTCGCGGGTCAGCTTCGGAGGCATAGCGCCCGATCAGCGCTTCCCCATCGCCTCGGCCTCCAAGTGGCTGACCGCCGCGACGGTGATGGCGGTGGTAGACGAGGGCAAGCTGTCGCTGGATCGACCCGTCTCGACGTGGCTCCCGAAGATCACGGGCGATGCGGGCAAGCTTACGCTCCGCCAGCTGCTGTCGCAGACGTCTGGCATCGTCGGCTCGCGCGCGGAACTCTACGATCTCGCGCAGGATCACCGAATCACGCTCGGGCAATCGGCCGAGGAGGTCACCGCTCGTCCGCTCGTCACCCGTCCGGGCGACGTGTTTGTCTATGGCGGTCCGGGATTCCAGGTCGCCGGTGCCGCGGTGGAGGCGGCGACAGGCAAGCGCTGGGCGCAGGTCTTCTACGAGAAAATCGCCGGTCCCCTGGGCATGACGCACACCTATTGGACACACCTGAGATTGGACCGGACGGACGAACTGCCGGTTGCGGAGACGCTGAACCCGGTGCTGCAGGGCGGTGCGGTCAGCACTGCTGAGGATTACATGCATTTCCTCAGCATGCTGGCGCAGGGCGGGGCCTATCAAGGCAAGCGTATCCTGTCGCGCGCGTCCGTGGATGCGATGCTGTCAGATCAGACGCCGAGCGCCCGGATGACACCGACCGGCGCCAGCGTGCTGGAGGATGCACATTACAGCCTGGGCAGCTGGTGCGAGACCTGGAACGCACAAGGCAAGTGCGACCGCAACTCCAGCATCGGCGCATTCGGCGTCTATCCTTGGGTCGAGCGAAAGACGGGAGGCTACGGCATCGTCTTCCTCTATCTGCGCGAGGACGCCTTCCGCATGTGGCCCGAAATACAAGTCATCCGGGATGCTACGGGGCGGCGGACGACCGGGCGCGGACGTCCGCGGTGA
- a CDS encoding winged helix-turn-helix transcriptional regulator: MLSDTEDDPIYRADCPSRTILDQIGDKWSMMVLAVLVRTPRRFNAIKRRLEGITQRVLTQTLRKLERNGMVRRRVIGGSPPGVEYSLTPLGRSLQEPFAALYDWTLAHIDTIQKHQEAYDRERPPGAP, encoded by the coding sequence ATGCTGAGCGATACTGAAGACGATCCCATCTACCGGGCCGACTGCCCCAGCCGCACGATCCTCGATCAGATCGGCGACAAGTGGTCGATGATGGTCCTTGCCGTGCTTGTGCGCACGCCGAGGCGGTTCAACGCAATCAAGCGACGGCTCGAGGGAATCACCCAGCGCGTGCTAACGCAGACGCTGCGAAAGCTCGAACGCAACGGGATGGTCCGCCGACGCGTCATCGGCGGCTCGCCGCCGGGCGTCGAGTACTCGCTCACCCCGCTTGGCAGATCGCTCCAGGAGCCGTTCGCGGCACTGTACGATTGGACCCTCGCGCACATCGACACGATCCAGAAGCACCAGGAAGCCTACGACCGCGAGCGTCCCCCTGGAGCGCCCTGA
- a CDS encoding SDR family NAD(P)-dependent oxidoreductase, translated as MTRFKDKVVVVTGGSDGIGLATAKAFAAQGANVYVTGRRQERLDEAVNEIGGATVGIQGDVSNLSDLERLYERVKRDHGRVDVVFANAGISETVTFGALDEEHFERVFGANVKGVVFSVQKALPLMTSGGTVILAGSASGSKGLPGLSVYNATKAAIRSFARTWTTDLKSRGIRVNVVSPGVIETPAIQTYLHNNAGMEDVLKQMTPLGRLGQAEDVANAVLFLASNESSFVAGVELFVDGGVMAV; from the coding sequence ATGACGCGTTTCAAAGACAAAGTCGTGGTCGTCACCGGTGGAAGTGACGGCATCGGGCTCGCGACGGCGAAGGCCTTCGCTGCGCAAGGGGCCAATGTCTACGTCACCGGGCGCAGGCAAGAGAGGCTCGACGAGGCGGTCAACGAAATCGGTGGCGCCACCGTTGGCATCCAAGGGGACGTCAGTAATCTCTCCGACCTCGAACGACTCTACGAGCGGGTCAAGCGCGACCACGGCAGGGTCGATGTCGTTTTCGCCAACGCGGGAATCTCCGAAACCGTGACGTTCGGTGCGCTCGACGAGGAGCACTTCGAGCGCGTGTTTGGCGCGAACGTGAAGGGCGTGGTCTTCAGCGTGCAGAAGGCGCTGCCGCTCATGACCAGCGGAGGTACGGTGATTCTCGCCGGATCGGCCAGCGGCAGCAAAGGACTCCCCGGGCTGTCGGTCTACAACGCGACCAAGGCCGCGATTCGCTCGTTCGCGCGAACCTGGACGACCGACCTGAAGAGCCGAGGCATCCGTGTCAACGTGGTTTCGCCGGGAGTGATTGAAACGCCCGCGATACAGACGTACCTCCATAACAACGCGGGGATGGAGGACGTGCTGAAACAGATGACGCCGCTCGGGCGGCTCGGTCAGGCGGAGGACGTCGCGAATGCGGTGCTGTTCCTGGCGTCGAACGAGAGCAGCTTCGTCGCGGGCGTCGAGCTCTTCGTGGATGGCGGTGTCATGGCGGTCTAG